From the genome of Anticarsia gemmatalis isolate Benzon Research Colony breed Stoneville strain chromosome 13, ilAntGemm2 primary, whole genome shotgun sequence, one region includes:
- the LOC142977568 gene encoding transmembrane protein 222, with product MISDQSPESGDINIADPDEAVLMDPIDHERCRYPYCIVWTPIPVLTWIFPFLGHMGICMSSGIIRDFAGPYFVSEDLMAFGNPTKYWQLTPQKAHNGQAGWDAGVAEASEIYKKRMHILFYDNCHSHVATALNIMNYGGCKNWNMVKLAFYMIPYSKYVSFVAFLKTWVPFLIIVAIIVVLAAMI from the exons aTGATCAGTGACCAAAGCCCTGAATCGGGTGATATCAACATTGCTGATCCGGACGAAGCTGTACTTATGGATCCTATAGATCACGAGCGTTGCCGCTATCCTTACTGCATTGTTTGGACACCAATTCCTGTATTAAC ATGGATCTTCCCATTCCTAGGTCACATGGGTATTTGCATGTCATCCGGCATCATCAGAGATTTTGCTGGCCCTTACTTTGTGTCTGAGGATCTGATGGCTTTCGGCAACCCCACTAAGTACTGGCAGTTGACCCCACAGAAGGCACACAATGGACAGGCAGGCTGGGATGCTGGGGTGGCTGAAGCTTCAGAGATATATAAAAAGAGAATG CATATCCTATTCTATGACAACTGTCACTCTCATGTGGCTACTGCGCTCAACATCATGAACTATGGAGGCTGCAAGAATTGGAACATGGTCAAACTGGCATTCTACATGATACCTTACTCAAAATATGTCAG TTTTGTTGCATTCCTGAAGACGTGGGTACCTTTCCTGATCATCGTCGCGATTATAGTGGTGTTAGCAGCCAtgatatag
- the LOC142977569 gene encoding uncharacterized protein LOC142977569, with translation MFSSIFGKRRSSPVEDETPPIPGAGPRPDDGFVVIDSNSPRNSLYPNVSGGSMPVYPQRPAPPAPTPKRALFDPTFHYLQGVPFTMSRTLLMASNKDSFATETADLLAFLTNKVNVSSYDYDFSVEKSVLKEC, from the coding sequence ATGTTCTCCTCAATATTCGGCAAGCGAAGATCATCACCAGTGGAAGATGAAACACCTCCAATTCCTGGTGCTGGACCCAGACCCGACGATGGTTTTGTTGTCATTGATTCCAATTCGCCAAGAAACAGTCTGTATCCGAATGTGAGTGGTGGTTCTATGCCTGTATACCCACAAAGGCCTGCGCCGCCCGCACCAACGCCAAAAAGAGCTTTATTCGATCCAACGTTCCACTATCTGCAAGGAGTTCCTTTCACTATGTCGAGAACACTTCTCATGGCTTCTAACAAGGATTCCTTTGCCACAGAAACAGCAGATCTTCTCGCGTTTCTTACAAATAAAGTGAATGTAAGCAGCTATGACTATGATTTCAGTGTTGAAAAAAGTGTTTTGAAAGAATGTTGA
- the SMC1 gene encoding structural maintenance of chromosomes 1 produces the protein MPAFLKYIDMENFKSYRGQHRVGPLKSFTAVVGPNGSGKSNFMDAVSFVMGEKTSLLRVKRLSDLIHGASINKPVSRSASVTATFLLEDMTEKQFQRSVIGQSSEHRIDGQSVPVSHYLSELEKLGINVKAKNFLVFQGAVESIAMKNPKERTALFEEISGSGVLKEQYEACRAEVNRADEEAQFSYQKKKGVAAERKEAKFEKEEAEKYTRLKEELQEKKVELQLFHLYHNEKEIQSMEEELQHKQSELAKVEKKRQKAEDALKEKKKEAGTIQRELAKIDQEIREAEAEISKKRPTFIKAKERVTHTQKKLESALKTLEQARKAHEAHQADIKKLEDELREVEEQKAQWETTTLGTTHTGRADVHLEEAQIREYEELKMEASRQAARYLQELDSVNREQKADQDRLDNENRRKGELENKHRQKGHERNEAMKRVDKLNEHIKSSEQALEEQRRLRAELQADVGECRGRAQELQAQLEDVAAALGDARVDKHEEARRRKKQEIVESFKRDIPGVYDRMINMCQPTHKRYNVAITKVLGKYMEAIVVDTEKTARRCIQVLKERMLEPETFLPLDYIQAKPLRERLRDIKEPKNVKLLFDVLRFEPAAIHRAVLFVTNNALVCETPEDASRVAYDLDRSKNSRYDALALDGTFYQKSGIISGGSLDLARKAKRWDEKHLSQLKAKKEKLTEELRESMKKSRKESELTTVDSQIRGLESRLKYAITDRDTTLKQIKALDAEIAELERKMDLFVPQVEEIERTIHARDLKIQEIKENMNNVEDVVFRAFCRDIGVANIRQYEERELRAQQERAKRRMEFDAHIDRITSNLEFERSRDTQKNVTRWERAVQDAEDELEGGRQAEAKQRQEIDADLRRADTLKAERAAARARQEHADEDVNKARKDLTSIQKDIQTIQKQMSSIESRIESKRSDRHNILRQCKIDDIIIPLLEGNLDDTADTESDPSSLSTTQQYRKESRIRVDYRSVPEGLKDLEEPDEIKRKADKLQKAINSMQNTVDKIQAPNMRAMEKLNEVREKVNATNEAFVAARKRAHKAKLAFEKVKKERHDKFIECFEHVANEIDAIYKALAMNQSAQAFLGPENPEEPYLDGINYNCVAPGKRFQPMSNLSGGEKTVAALALLFAIHSYQPAPFFLLDEIDAALDNTNIGKVASYIRSKKGSLQTIVISLKEEFYGCSDALVGICSEPADCLVSDVMTLSLEQYPD, from the exons ATGCCGGcgtttttgaaatatattgacATGGAGAACTTCAAGTCCTACCGGGGACAGCACCGTGTAGGACCTCTGAAGTCCTTTACTGCTGTTGTAGGACCTAATGGATCAG gAAAGTCAAACTTCATGGACGCAGTGAGTTTCGTGATGGGTGAGAAGACATCTTTGCTGCGTGTGAAACGTCTTAGTGATCTCATACATGGTGCTTCCATTAACAAACCTGTTTCAAGAAG TGCATCAGTGACTGCAACCTTTTTGCTGGAAGACATGACGGAGAAGCAGTTCCAAAGATCAGTTATTGGACAGTCTTCTGAACACAGGATTGATGGACAa TCAGTACCAGTGTCCCACTACCTCAGTGAGCTGGAGAAACTTGGCATCAATGTGAAGGCCAAGAACTTCCTGGTGTTCCAGGGAGCTGTGGAGAGCATTGCCATGAAGAACCCTAAAGAAAGAACAGCATTGTTTGAAGAGATTAGTGG GTCTGGTGTACTCAAAGAGCAGTATGAAGCTTGTCGCGCCGAAGTCAACCGCGCTGATGAAGAAGCGCAGTTCTCATACCAGAAGAAGAAGGGAGTGGCGGCCGAGAGGAAGGAGGCCAAGTTTGAGAAGGAAGAGGCTGAGAAGTACACCAGGTTGAAGGAGGAACTG CAAGAGAAAAAAGTAGAGCTCCAACTGTTCCACTTGTACCACAATGAGAAAGAGATCCAATCAATGGAGGAAGAGCTTCAACACAAGCAGTCAGAGCTGGCCAAGGTAGAGAAGAAGAGGCAGAAGGCAGAAGACGCGCTCAAAGAGAAGAAGAAAGAAGCAGGAACCATACAGAGAGAGCTGGCTAAGATTGACCAGGAGATAAGAGAAGCG GAAGCCGAGATCTCCAAAAAGCGTCCCACCTTCATAAAAGCGAAAGAACGCGTGACCCACACTCAGAAGAAGTTGGAAAGTGCTCTCAAGACCCTGGAACAGGCCAGGAAGGCTCATGAGGCTCACCAGGCAGATATTAAGAAGTTAGAGGACGAGTTGAGAGAGGTGGAGGAACAGAAGGCGCAGTGGGAGACCACCACGCTTGGCACTACGCATACTGGGAGGGCTGATGTGCATTTAGAGGAAGCACAg atcCGTGAATACGAAGAGCTAAAGATGGAGGCTTCCCGCCAAGCTGCCAGGTACCTCCAAGAGCTGGACTCAGTGAACCGAGAACAGAAAGCAGACCAGGACAGACTTGACAACGAGAACCGTAGAAAGGGTGAACTTGAGAACAAACATAGGCaaaaa GGTCACGAGCGTAACGAGGCGATGAAACGTGTAGACAAGCTAAATGAACATATCAAGAGTTCGGAGCAAGCGCTAGAAGAACAAAGGCGATTACGCGCTGAACTACAG GCGGACGTGGGCGAGTGTCGCGGGCGCGCGCAGGAGCTGCAGGCGCAGCTGGAGGACGTGGCGGCCGCGCTGGGGGACGCCAGGGTCGACAAGCACGAGGAGGCGCGGCGACGGAAGAAGCAGGAGATCGTCGAGAGCTTCAAGAGGGACATCCCCGGCGTG TACGACCGCATGATCAACATGTGTCAGCCGACGCACAAGCGCTACAACGTGGCCATCACCAAGGTGCTCGGCAAATACATGGAGGCCATCGTCGTTGACACCGAGAAGACTGCCAGGAGATGCATTCAG gTGCTGAAAGAGCGTATGTTGGAGCCCGAGACATTCCTCCCGCTGGATTATATTCAAGCCAAGCCACTCAGGGAGAGATTGAG GGACATCAAGGAGCCGAAGAACGTGAAGCTGCTGTTCGACGTGCTGCGCTTCGAGCCGGCCGCCATCCACCGCGCCGTGCTGTTCGTCACCAACAACGCGCTCGTGTGCGAGACGCCGGAGGACGCCTCCCGCGTGGCCTACGACCTGGACCGCAGCAAGAACAGCCGATACGAT GCATTGGCGTTGGACGGCACGTTCTACCAGAAGTCGGGTATCATCTCCGGAGGTTCACTGGATCTCGCACGTAAAGCTAAACGTTGGGACGAAAAACATCTTTCACAACTGAAGGCTAAAAAG GAGAAACTGACAGAAGAGCTCCGTGAGTCGATGAAGAAGTCGCGCAAGGAGTCGGAGCTGACCACCGTGGACTCGCAGATACGAGGCCTCGAGTCACGGCTTAAGTACGCCATCACCGACAGAGATACTACC TTGAAGCAAATCAAAGCACTGGATGCTGAGATTGCTGAATTGGAGAGGAAGATGGACCTGTTCGTT CCTCAAGTGGAGGAGATCGAGCGCACGATCCACGCGCGCGACCTGAAGATCCAGGAGATCAAGGAGAACATGAACAACGTGGAGGACGTCGTGTTCCGCGCCTTCTGCAGGGACATCGGCGTCGCCAACATACG TCAGTACGAAGAACGTGAACTGCGTGCCCAGCAGGAGCGCGCCAAACGTCGTATGGAGTTCGATGCCCATATCGACCGTATTACTTCCAATCTGGAGTTCGAGAGGTCGAGAGACACACAGA AGAACGTGACGCGGTGGGAGCGAGCGGTGCAGGACGCGGAGGACGAGCTGGAGGGGGGGCGCCAGGCCGAGGCCAAGCAGCGCCAGGAGATCGACGCAGACCTGCGCCGGGCTGACACGCTCAAGGCGGAGCGGGCTGCGGCACGGGCTAGACAGGAACATGCCGACGAAGATGTTAACAAG GCTCGCAAGGACCTCACGAGTATACAGAAGGACATCCAGACGATACAGAAGCAGATGTCCAGCATTGAATCTCGCATCGAGAGCAAGCGCTCCGACAGACATAACATACTTAGACAGTGCAAG ATCGACGACATAATAATTCCGTTACTAGAAGGCAACTTGGACGACACGGCGGACACAGAGTCAGACCCCTCATCACTTAGCACCACGCAGCAGTACCGCAAGGAGTCcag GATCCGCGTAGACTACCGCTCAGTACCGGAGGGTCTGAAGGACCTGGAGGAGCCGGACGAGATCAAGCGCAAGGCCGACAAGCTGCAGAAGGCTATCAACTCCATGCAGAACACCGTCGACAAGATACAGGCGCCTAACATGAGG GCAATGGAGAAATTGAACGAGGTCCGCGAAAAAGTCAACGCAACTAACGAAGCGTTTGTAGCTGCTAGGAAACGAGCGCACAAAGCTAAACTAGCTTTTGAAAAG GTGAAGAAAGAGCGTCACGACAAGTTCATAGAATGCTTCGAGCACGTCGCCAATGAGATCGATGCTATATACAAG GCTCTAGCAATGAACCAGTCGGCGCAAGCGTTCCTGGGCCCGGAGAACCCCGAGGAGCCGTACCTGGACGGCATCAACTACAACTGCGTGGCGCCCGGCAAGCGCTTCCAGCCCATGTCCAACCTGTCCGGCGGGGAGAAGACCGTCGCCGCGCTCGCACTGCTCTTCGCTATACATAG CTACCAGCCGGCGCCGTTCTTCCTGCTGGACGAGATCGACGCGGCGCTGGACAACACCAACATCGGCAAGGTGGCGTCCTACATCCGCTCCAAGAAGGGCAGCCTGCAGACCATCGTCATCTCGCTCAAGGAGGAGTTCTACGGCTGCTCCGATGCACTCGTCGGGATCTGCTCCGAG CCGGCGGACTGCCTAGTGAGCGACGTGATGACCCTCAGCCTGGAGCAGTACCCGGactag